One Campylobacter concisus DNA segment encodes these proteins:
- the flgA gene encoding flagellar basal body P-ring formation chaperone FlgA, which translates to MYCVVNDQISLSTFGFEGEDNEILNLEGKRAAKIDSKKLYEILTANFKTYNDKSGGSVAFVKNCSIMDEIQMQFLREISNEYPGISVSDLSISPQNKLPANFKDLVFKNIFLNDQNSQKGVFRASFEDVDLSLKSLYFKFSFNAKMPVFIAINSMNTNHILSLLDYQPTMIEFSKWPRDALFGLSASTLVTKVQIRSGEILTKRQFNAISLVKKGQMLNAVLSEGGVKIIAEVKALEDGNLGDMIKIRTRENKILQATVSGKDEAVIR; encoded by the coding sequence ATGTATTGTGTCGTAAATGATCAAATTTCGCTTAGCACTTTTGGCTTTGAAGGCGAAGACAATGAAATTTTAAACTTAGAGGGCAAAAGAGCTGCCAAGATAGATAGTAAAAAGCTCTATGAAATTCTAACAGCAAATTTTAAAACATATAATGACAAAAGCGGCGGCAGCGTTGCTTTTGTAAAAAACTGCTCTATCATGGATGAAATTCAGATGCAATTTCTAAGAGAGATCAGCAACGAGTATCCAGGCATCAGCGTGAGCGATCTTAGCATCAGTCCGCAAAACAAACTTCCTGCAAATTTTAAGGATCTAGTCTTTAAAAATATCTTTCTAAACGATCAAAATAGCCAAAAAGGCGTCTTTAGAGCCTCATTTGAGGACGTTGATCTAAGTTTAAAAAGCCTTTATTTTAAATTTAGCTTTAACGCCAAAATGCCAGTTTTTATCGCTATAAATTCAATGAATACAAACCACATTTTAAGCTTGCTTGACTACCAACCAACGATGATCGAGTTTAGCAAATGGCCACGTGACGCACTCTTTGGGCTTAGCGCCTCAACTCTTGTCACAAAAGTGCAGATAAGAAGCGGTGAAATTTTAACCAAACGCCAGTTTAATGCCATAAGTTTAGTCAAAAAAGGTCAAATGCTAAATGCAGTTTTAAGCGAGGGTGGCGTCAAGATAATCGCCGAGGTAAAGGCGCTTGAAGATGGAAATTTAGGCGATATGATAAAAATAAGAACAAGAGAAAATAAAATTTTACAGGCCACAGTTTCAGGCAAAGACGAGGCAGTTATTAGATGA
- a CDS encoding UbiX family flavin prenyltransferase has protein sequence MKKVVFAATGASGAGLFLKLVNAAKDSCEAHVIVSKNAMKVLEAEENLKLNLNDLGVKIYDDQDLGAGPASGSFGTDVMIIAPCSTNTLAKVANGISDTLITRAASVALKERQTLVLGVREMPFSTIALSQMQLLSSLGATIAPPVLGYYAGIKSLHDMENFIIGKWLDALKIENNLYKRWQI, from the coding sequence ATGAAAAAGGTAGTTTTTGCAGCCACTGGAGCAAGCGGGGCTGGGCTTTTTCTAAAGCTAGTAAATGCCGCCAAAGATAGTTGCGAAGCGCATGTCATAGTTAGTAAAAATGCTATGAAGGTTTTAGAAGCTGAAGAAAATTTGAAGCTAAATTTAAATGATCTTGGTGTAAAAATTTATGATGATCAAGACCTTGGCGCAGGTCCAGCTTCTGGCTCGTTTGGCACGGATGTTATGATCATAGCGCCCTGCTCTACTAATACTTTGGCAAAGGTCGCAAACGGCATAAGTGACACGCTCATCACAAGGGCCGCAAGTGTCGCGTTAAAAGAGAGACAAACCCTAGTTTTGGGCGTTAGAGAGATGCCATTTTCTACCATTGCGCTCTCTCAGATGCAGCTGCTCTCATCTCTTGGAGCTACCATCGCTCCGCCAGTTTTAGGCTACTACGCAGGCATAAAGAGCCTTCATGATATGGAGAATTTCATCATCGGCAAGTGGCTTGATGCCTTAAAAATCGAAAATAATCTTTACAAAAGGTGGCAAATTTGA
- the coaD gene encoding pantetheine-phosphate adenylyltransferase, producing MKKSCIYPGTFDPITNGHLDVIIRATKIFDKVIVAVAKSDSKQPMFAHEKRIEMAKEAVCELKNVSVLGFDNLLVDFAKSHGINTVIRGLRAVSDFEYELQIGYANAALWDEFETVYLMPSLNNAFISSSIVRSVLRHDGDVSNLVPAKILKNLKA from the coding sequence TTGAAAAAATCTTGCATCTATCCAGGGACATTTGACCCCATCACAAACGGCCATTTAGACGTCATCATAAGAGCTACAAAAATTTTTGACAAGGTAATCGTCGCAGTTGCAAAAAGTGACAGCAAACAGCCGATGTTTGCACATGAAAAGCGCATAGAGATGGCAAAAGAGGCAGTTTGTGAGCTAAAAAATGTAAGCGTTCTTGGCTTTGATAACTTGCTTGTTGATTTTGCTAAGTCGCACGGCATAAATACCGTCATCAGGGGTCTTCGCGCGGTTAGTGACTTCGAGTATGAGCTACAAATCGGCTATGCAAACGCTGCACTTTGGGACGAATTTGAGACGGTTTATCTTATGCCAAGCTTAAATAACGCCTTCATCTCAAGCTCTATCGTCCGCTCAGTCTTGCGCCACGACGGCGATGTGAGCAACCTAGTGCCAGCAAAAATTCTTAAAAATTTAAAGGCGTAA
- the tmk gene encoding dTMP kinase translates to MYVLFEGIDGVGKSTQIEILASKFSDAIVTKEPGGTQLGENLREILLSSSIKIGKRAEILLFLADRAEHFEKLVAPNLDKLILSDRGFISGIAYALANDENLDENVLLKLNKFALNDKFADKIVFFEASHELISSRLKARGTSDKIEARGLEYLLKVQSLMKQILIKNGFETLFVDASKSIELISKEIENFINFK, encoded by the coding sequence ATGTATGTTTTGTTTGAGGGTATTGACGGCGTTGGCAAGAGCACGCAGATAGAAATTTTAGCTTCTAAATTTAGTGATGCTATCGTCACAAAAGAGCCAGGTGGCACGCAGCTTGGTGAAAATTTACGTGAAATTTTACTAAGCTCAAGCATAAAAATAGGCAAAAGGGCTGAAATTTTACTCTTTTTGGCTGACAGGGCTGAGCATTTTGAAAAGCTGGTCGCTCCAAATTTGGATAAGCTCATTTTAAGCGACAGAGGCTTTATCTCTGGTATTGCCTACGCTTTGGCAAATGATGAAAACTTAGATGAAAACGTGCTTTTAAAGCTTAATAAATTTGCACTAAATGATAAATTTGCAGATAAGATAGTCTTTTTTGAAGCAAGCCATGAGCTTATAAGCTCGCGTCTAAAAGCAAGAGGCACAAGCGATAAGATCGAGGCTCGAGGGCTAGAGTATCTTTTAAAAGTGCAAAGCCTGATGAAGCAAATTCTCATCAAAAATGGCTTTGAAACGCTTTTTGTAGACGCATCTAAAAGCATAGAGCTAATTTCAAAAGAGATAGAAAATTTTATAAATTTTAAGTAA
- the hisS gene encoding histidine--tRNA ligase: MITALRGMKDMLPARAKLYAQIIKTCEEVAKNYGYEQILTPHLEETALFKRSVGESSDIVGKEMYQFEDKGGNDVCLRPEGTAGVVRAFIEAKLDRANVTKRCFYHGSMFRYERPQKGRLREFHQFGCECFGEGSVYEDASIILMVSEIFNRLNIKTTLKINSLGDESSMKSYKEKLVKFLDENDDKICEDCKRRKLLNPIRVLDCKVESCQEIYKNAPVITNSLSNEAQADFAKLQEILMANGVKFEIDTKLVRGLDYYCKTAFEFISNEIGSQSAVAGGGRYDRLVEYLGGRASYGVGFAMGVERIMEILGEAGDEREGVYLCALDTANVDFIYNLGSKLRKKYQVEISYEAKKLQKHLQNADNKNAKIFLCVGENEMKENKIWYKNLETKDEKTINLDELEKELR; this comes from the coding sequence ATGATAACGGCACTTCGTGGCATGAAAGATATGCTTCCAGCTCGCGCAAAACTTTACGCACAGATAATCAAAACCTGCGAGGAAGTCGCAAAAAACTACGGATATGAGCAAATTTTGACCCCACACCTTGAGGAGACGGCGCTTTTTAAAAGAAGTGTCGGCGAGAGCAGTGACATCGTGGGCAAAGAGATGTATCAGTTTGAAGACAAGGGCGGTAACGACGTTTGCTTGCGTCCTGAGGGCACGGCTGGCGTGGTTAGAGCCTTTATCGAGGCAAAACTTGACAGGGCAAATGTGACAAAACGCTGCTTTTATCACGGCTCGATGTTTCGCTACGAGCGCCCACAAAAAGGCCGCTTGAGAGAGTTTCACCAGTTTGGTTGTGAGTGCTTTGGCGAGGGCAGCGTCTATGAGGATGCGAGCATTATCTTGATGGTGAGCGAAATTTTTAATAGACTAAATATAAAAACAACCCTAAAAATAAACTCACTTGGCGACGAGAGCTCGATGAAGTCTTACAAAGAAAAACTTGTCAAATTTCTAGATGAAAATGACGATAAAATTTGCGAAGACTGCAAAAGACGCAAGCTTTTAAACCCTATCCGCGTGCTTGACTGCAAGGTCGAGAGCTGTCAAGAAATTTATAAAAACGCTCCAGTTATCACTAATAGCCTAAGCAATGAGGCACAGGCTGATTTTGCAAAACTGCAAGAAATTTTAATGGCAAATGGCGTTAAATTTGAGATAGACACTAAGCTCGTTCGTGGGCTGGACTACTACTGCAAGACGGCGTTTGAGTTTATCAGCAACGAGATCGGCTCACAAAGTGCAGTCGCAGGTGGCGGCAGATACGATAGGCTGGTCGAGTACCTTGGCGGTAGAGCAAGTTATGGCGTTGGCTTTGCGATGGGCGTTGAGAGGATAATGGAAATTTTAGGTGAAGCTGGGGACGAGCGAGAGGGAGTTTATCTTTGTGCGCTTGATACGGCGAATGTTGATTTTATCTATAATCTTGGCTCAAAACTTCGTAAGAAATATCAGGTTGAAATTTCTTATGAAGCTAAAAAACTTCAAAAACATCTGCAAAATGCCGACAATAAAAATGCAAAAATTTTCCTTTGCGTGGGCGAAAATGAGATGAAAGAGAATAAAATTTGGTATAAAAATTTAGAGACCAAAGACGAAAAAACGATAAATTTAGATGAGCTTGAAAAGGAGCTGAGATGA
- the speA gene encoding biosynthetic arginine decarboxylase: MNDFGLSIWGNSNFVIEDGKVCINEASKPAIIDIVKEIRDDGYRGPLLLRFPHLIQKQIEQIHASFAKAKKEFAYKGSFNAVFPLKVNQYPGFVKNLVRLGKPYNYGLEAGSKAELLLTMAYNNDKAPITVNGFKDKEMINIGFIAAEMGHNITLTIEGLNELEAIIAIAKERFKPKPKIGLRVRLHSTGSGLWAKSGGIHSKFGLTSTELIEAVKMLKKANLLENFTMIHFHIGSQISEIHPLKKALIEAGNIYAELRKMGATNLKAINLGGGLAIEYSQFKEESSRNYTLNEYANDVVYMLKTISEQKKEIEPDIFIESGRYIAASHALLVAPVLELFSQEYTEEKLNLKKNNPNLITELVDLYKSIKPSNALEYLHDAIHHTESILTLFDLGYVDLQDRSNAEVLLRLISKKAVVMLGNKSNSSDLTKIQKEVQERYLLNFSIFQSLPDFWGLKQNFPIMPLDRLDERPTLPASIWDITCDSDGEISYDDEKNPLLLHDVDVEKEDYFLGFFLVGAYQEVIGMKHNLFTHPTEATVEITSDGYKITNLLESQSILDIMEDMDYDIYEIQDTLNERLEKSTLINETQKKQILGELYLFLNDNSYLKTIN, from the coding sequence ATGAATGATTTTGGACTTAGCATTTGGGGCAATTCAAATTTTGTGATAGAAGATGGCAAAGTCTGCATAAACGAAGCTAGCAAGCCAGCGATCATCGACATCGTAAAAGAGATAAGAGACGATGGCTACAGAGGACCGCTACTGCTTCGTTTTCCGCACCTTATCCAAAAACAGATCGAGCAGATCCACGCAAGCTTTGCAAAGGCAAAGAAAGAATTTGCCTACAAAGGCAGCTTCAACGCCGTTTTCCCGCTTAAGGTCAATCAATATCCAGGCTTTGTAAAAAACCTAGTGCGCCTTGGCAAGCCCTACAACTATGGCCTTGAGGCTGGTAGCAAGGCTGAGCTACTTCTAACTATGGCTTATAACAACGACAAAGCGCCCATAACGGTAAATGGCTTTAAAGATAAAGAGATGATAAATATAGGCTTTATTGCCGCTGAAATGGGGCATAACATCACGTTAACGATCGAGGGCTTAAACGAGCTTGAAGCGATAATCGCCATCGCAAAAGAGCGCTTTAAACCAAAACCAAAGATCGGACTTAGAGTAAGACTGCACTCGACAGGCTCAGGACTCTGGGCAAAAAGTGGAGGCATACACTCTAAATTTGGCCTAACATCAACAGAGCTTATAGAAGCCGTAAAGATGCTAAAAAAGGCAAATTTGCTTGAAAACTTCACGATGATACACTTTCACATCGGCTCTCAAATAAGCGAGATCCATCCGCTCAAAAAAGCACTCATCGAGGCTGGCAACATCTACGCTGAGCTTAGAAAAATGGGCGCAACAAATTTAAAAGCGATAAATTTGGGCGGCGGTCTAGCGATTGAATACTCGCAGTTTAAAGAGGAGAGCAGCAGAAACTACACGCTAAACGAATATGCAAACGACGTTGTTTATATGCTTAAAACCATAAGCGAGCAAAAAAAGGAGATCGAGCCAGATATTTTCATAGAGTCAGGTCGCTATATCGCCGCTTCTCACGCGCTTTTGGTCGCTCCTGTGCTTGAGCTATTTTCTCAAGAATACACCGAAGAGAAGCTAAATTTAAAGAAAAATAATCCAAATTTAATAACCGAGCTAGTTGATCTTTACAAGTCAATCAAGCCTTCAAACGCCCTAGAATACCTGCATGACGCCATCCACCACACAGAAAGCATCCTCACGCTCTTTGATCTAGGCTATGTCGATCTGCAAGATAGATCAAACGCAGAGGTGCTTTTAAGGCTCATTAGCAAAAAAGCTGTCGTGATGCTTGGCAACAAGAGCAACTCAAGCGATCTAACCAAAATTCAAAAAGAGGTTCAAGAAAGATACCTGCTAAATTTCTCGATCTTTCAAAGCTTGCCAGACTTTTGGGGACTAAAGCAAAATTTCCCTATCATGCCACTTGATAGGCTCGATGAGCGCCCTACTCTGCCAGCTTCGATCTGGGATATCACTTGCGATAGCGACGGCGAGATCAGCTATGACGACGAGAAAAACCCACTGCTTTTGCACGACGTGGATGTGGAGAAGGAGGATTATTTCTTGGGATTTTTCCTAGTTGGCGCATATCAAGAGGTGATCGGCATGAAGCACAACCTCTTTACTCATCCAACAGAAGCTACCGTGGAGATAACAAGCGATGGCTACAAGATCACAAATTTACTAGAGAGCCAGTCGATCCTTGATATCATGGAGGACATGGACTACGATATCTACGAGATCCAAGACACTCTAAATGAGCGCTTAGAGAAATCAACTCTGATAAACGAAACACAAAAGAAGCAAATTTTGGGCGAACTTTATCTATTTTTAAATGACAATAGCTACTTAAAGACAATCAACTAA
- a CDS encoding pyridoxal phosphate-dependent aminotransferase, which translates to MQLANRMQTLSESITIAISTKAKEMKAAGIDVISLSAGEPDFMTPKKIRETVKNALDNDSKSGKYTPVPGLPEVIDAIRAKLKRDNGLDYKANQIVTNIGAKHSLFNVFQALINPGDEVIIPSPYWVSYPEIVKFCGGVPVFIEADESTNFKVTAEQLKKAITPKTKVFSLNHPTNPTGAVYTKEEIAAFGEVLKGTDIIITSDEIYEKVIYGKKFHAVASVSEDLFKRTVTINGLSKCGAMPGWRFGYIASSMDWLIAGIKKLQSQSTSNISSIVQIGAIPSLLGETDEDIENMRKEYERRRDVAVEMINAIPGLSVVKPDGAFYLFVKCKDVDGDSLRFCKKMLEEANVATVPGVGFGMDGYFRISFATDIESIKKAIERIANFVKSYKI; encoded by the coding sequence ATGCAACTAGCAAACAGAATGCAAACATTGAGCGAGTCAATCACAATCGCGATCAGCACAAAGGCCAAAGAGATGAAGGCTGCTGGCATCGACGTGATCTCACTTTCAGCTGGTGAGCCTGACTTTATGACTCCAAAAAAGATAAGAGAAACTGTAAAAAACGCACTTGATAACGATAGCAAAAGCGGCAAATACACGCCAGTACCAGGTTTGCCTGAGGTCATTGATGCCATTAGAGCAAAGCTAAAAAGAGATAACGGACTTGACTACAAAGCAAATCAAATCGTCACAAACATCGGTGCAAAACACTCACTTTTTAATGTATTTCAAGCGCTTATCAACCCAGGTGACGAGGTCATCATCCCATCTCCATACTGGGTGAGCTACCCTGAGATCGTTAAATTTTGTGGCGGCGTGCCTGTCTTTATCGAAGCAGACGAGAGCACAAATTTTAAAGTCACAGCCGAGCAGCTAAAAAAAGCGATCACACCAAAAACAAAAGTCTTTTCGCTAAATCACCCGACAAATCCAACTGGAGCTGTCTATACAAAAGAGGAGATCGCGGCATTTGGCGAGGTTTTAAAGGGCACTGACATCATCATCACAAGCGATGAAATTTATGAAAAAGTGATCTACGGCAAGAAATTTCACGCAGTAGCCTCAGTGAGCGAAGATCTTTTTAAAAGAACGGTCACGATAAATGGTCTAAGCAAGTGTGGCGCGATGCCTGGCTGGAGATTTGGCTATATCGCAAGCTCGATGGACTGGCTCATTGCTGGCATCAAAAAGCTTCAAAGTCAAAGCACAAGCAATATTAGCTCGATCGTGCAAATAGGCGCTATCCCATCACTTCTTGGCGAAACCGACGAAGACATCGAAAACATGAGAAAAGAGTATGAAAGAAGACGCGACGTAGCAGTTGAGATGATAAATGCTATCCCTGGGCTAAGCGTAGTTAAGCCTGATGGCGCGTTTTATCTATTTGTAAAATGCAAAGATGTAGATGGCGACTCACTTAGATTTTGCAAAAAGATGCTTGAAGAGGCGAACGTAGCAACCGTGCCAGGAGTTGGCTTTGGTATGGATGGATACTTTAGAATTTCTTTTGCGACAGACATCGAGAGCATAAAAAAAGCGATCGAGAGGATCGCAAATTTTGTAAAAAGCTACAAAATTTAA
- the thiS gene encoding sulfur carrier protein ThiS — protein sequence MIKFSVNGKIFELENDINVYEFLAQNGYELKFIALERDGEILPKKLWRERFMSEGKAYEIVTLVGGG from the coding sequence ATGATCAAATTTAGCGTAAATGGCAAAATTTTCGAGCTTGAAAACGATATAAATGTTTATGAATTTTTAGCTCAAAATGGCTATGAGCTTAAATTTATAGCCCTTGAGCGAGACGGAGAAATTTTGCCAAAAAAGCTTTGGCGTGAGCGCTTCATGAGCGAGGGCAAAGCTTATGAGATCGTCACTTTAGTTGGCGGTGGATGA
- the thiF gene encoding sulfur carrier protein ThiS adenylyltransferase ThiF: MIEIVLNGAKFKVPVKSLNELKELALGDKESEIYKFLEKFNATKPDIFIVDGFAIKEDSELKDGSNVVFIRRGVMPEREVLRAMIASRNSPELNLALSKAVIGVAGLGGLGSNIALSLARVGVKKLVLADFDVVEPSNLNRQQYFVRHIGLKKTQALKELINDVNPFVEVETHDIFLDEKNVASVFGECEILCEAFDNVAGKAMILNEAGASLKDKKIIGASGMAGYFSSNLIKTIKFAKNVYLCGDLTNEAKIGQGLMAPRVAVCANHEANLAIRLLMGLEA, encoded by the coding sequence ATGATAGAGATAGTTTTAAATGGCGCAAAATTTAAGGTGCCAGTAAAAAGCCTTAACGAGCTAAAAGAGCTTGCGCTTGGCGATAAAGAGAGTGAAATTTATAAATTTTTAGAGAAATTTAACGCAACCAAGCCAGACATTTTTATCGTTGATGGCTTTGCTATAAAAGAAGATAGCGAGCTAAAAGATGGCTCAAACGTCGTATTTATAAGGCGCGGCGTGATGCCTGAGCGTGAAGTTTTACGCGCGATGATCGCCTCACGAAACAGCCCTGAGCTAAATTTAGCCCTAAGTAAAGCCGTGATCGGCGTGGCTGGACTTGGTGGCCTTGGCTCAAATATCGCGCTAAGTCTTGCAAGAGTTGGCGTAAAAAAGCTAGTGCTTGCCGACTTTGACGTTGTTGAGCCAAGCAATCTAAACCGCCAGCAGTATTTTGTCCGCCACATCGGCTTAAAAAAGACGCAGGCGCTTAAAGAGCTGATAAATGACGTCAATCCCTTTGTCGAGGTCGAAACTCACGATATATTTTTAGATGAAAAAAACGTGGCTAGCGTCTTTGGCGAGTGTGAAATTTTATGCGAAGCCTTTGACAACGTCGCTGGCAAGGCGATGATACTAAACGAAGCTGGGGCAAGCTTAAAAGATAAAAAGATCATTGGCGCCTCTGGCATGGCAGGATACTTTAGCTCAAATCTCATAAAAACCATAAAATTTGCCAAAAATGTCTATCTTTGCGGCGACCTCACAAATGAGGCGAAGATCGGTCAAGGGCTCATGGCGCCGCGCGTCGCAGTCTGCGCAAACCACGAGGCAAATTTAGCCATTAGACTGCTTATGGGCTTGGAGGCGTAA
- a CDS encoding thiazole synthase has protein sequence MQSDSLTLGGKEFQSRFILGSGKYSHELIDSAINEAGAQILTLALRRINESKERNILDFIPKGVTLLPNTSGARNAKEAVRIAQLARELGCGELVKIEIITDSKFLFPDNAETIKACEALANDGFVPMPYMFPDLNAARAMLSAGASCIMPLAAPIGSNQGLVFKDIIEILINELDTQIIVDAGIGRPSQACEAMEMGAAAIMANTAIASSKNIPLMARAFKEAIIAGRNAYLAGLGAKSKSANASSPLTGFLD, from the coding sequence GTGCAAAGTGATAGTTTGACCCTTGGCGGCAAGGAATTTCAAAGCCGCTTTATCCTTGGCTCTGGCAAGTACTCGCACGAGCTCATCGACTCAGCCATAAACGAGGCTGGAGCGCAAATTTTAACCCTTGCTCTTAGGCGCATAAACGAGAGCAAAGAGCGAAATATACTTGACTTTATCCCAAAAGGTGTGACGCTTTTGCCAAACACAAGTGGCGCTAGAAACGCCAAAGAGGCCGTTCGTATCGCCCAGCTTGCACGTGAGCTTGGATGCGGCGAGCTTGTTAAGATAGAGATCATCACTGACTCTAAATTTCTCTTTCCAGACAATGCTGAAACCATAAAAGCTTGTGAAGCCTTGGCAAATGACGGCTTTGTGCCAATGCCATATATGTTTCCAGATCTAAACGCCGCAAGAGCGATGCTAAGTGCAGGAGCAAGCTGCATAATGCCTCTAGCTGCGCCCATTGGCTCAAACCAAGGGCTAGTTTTTAAAGATATTATTGAAATTTTGATAAACGAGCTTGATACGCAGATCATAGTTGATGCTGGCATAGGCAGGCCATCACAAGCGTGCGAAGCGATGGAGATGGGAGCGGCTGCGATCATGGCAAACACAGCTATCGCCTCATCTAAAAATATCCCGCTCATGGCAAGAGCCTTCAAAGAGGCGATCATCGCTGGTCGCAACGCCTATCTAGCAGGGCTTGGCGCAAAAAGCAAAAGCGCAAACGCCTCATCACCGCTCACTGGATTTTTAGACTGA
- the thiH gene encoding 2-iminoacetate synthase ThiH has translation MKFSRTDHMQLLPHMQDVGSEIMDEILKERASYKPEIYTEADVKAALNAKHCSLENLKALLSPAAAPFLEPIAQLAQAKTRANFGSNITLFTPLYIANYCDNLCVYCGFNAKNNIKRAKLSDEEITRELREISKSGLEEILILTGESETNSSVAYIANACVLAKKFFKVVGVEIYPLNSEGYALLHKSGADYVTVFQETYNPTKYEKIHLGGNKRIFPYRLNAQERALLGGMRGVGFAALLGIDDFRLDAFATALHASLVQKKYPHAEIAFSCPRLRPIINNDRINPRDVGERELLQVICAYRIFMPTASITISTREKAKFRDNAVKIAANKISAGVKVSIGAHGEEKKGDEQFEISDDRSVDEIKAMIKANGLEPLMSEYVYV, from the coding sequence ATGAAATTTTCTAGAACCGATCACATGCAGCTGCTACCTCACATGCAGGACGTTGGCAGTGAGATCATGGATGAGATTTTAAAAGAGCGTGCTAGCTACAAGCCAGAAATTTACACAGAAGCGGACGTAAAAGCAGCTCTTAATGCAAAGCACTGCTCGCTAGAAAATCTAAAAGCCCTGCTCTCGCCTGCTGCAGCGCCATTTTTAGAGCCAATCGCCCAGCTCGCTCAGGCAAAAACAAGAGCAAATTTTGGCTCAAACATCACGCTTTTTACACCGCTTTACATAGCAAACTACTGCGATAATCTCTGCGTTTATTGCGGTTTTAATGCTAAAAACAATATAAAAAGGGCAAAGCTAAGCGACGAGGAGATTACAAGGGAGCTAAGAGAAATTTCAAAGAGTGGCTTAGAAGAAATTTTAATACTAACTGGCGAGAGCGAGACCAACTCAAGTGTCGCTTACATCGCAAACGCCTGCGTTTTGGCAAAGAAATTTTTTAAAGTCGTTGGTGTTGAAATTTACCCACTAAACTCTGAGGGCTACGCCCTGCTTCACAAAAGTGGCGCAGACTACGTGACCGTCTTTCAAGAGACCTACAATCCCACAAAATATGAGAAAATCCACCTTGGTGGCAATAAAAGAATTTTTCCATACCGCTTAAATGCGCAAGAGCGAGCGCTTCTTGGAGGTATGAGAGGAGTTGGTTTTGCAGCACTTCTTGGCATAGATGACTTTAGACTTGACGCCTTTGCTACGGCACTTCACGCAAGCTTAGTTCAAAAAAAATATCCGCACGCCGAGATCGCATTTTCATGCCCAAGACTTCGCCCTATCATCAACAACGACCGCATCAATCCGCGTGACGTGGGCGAGCGCGAGCTTTTGCAAGTGATCTGCGCTTATAGAATTTTCATGCCAACAGCTAGCATAACGATCTCAACCAGAGAAAAGGCGAAATTTCGCGACAACGCCGTAAAGATCGCCGCAAATAAGATAAGCGCTGGCGTAAAAGTAAGTATCGGCGCTCACGGTGAAGAGAAAAAGGGCGACGAGCAGTTTGAGATAAGTGACGACAGAAGCGTGGATGAGATAAAAGCAATGATAAAAGCAAACGGCTTAGAGCCCTTGATGAGCGAGTATGTCTATGTTTAA
- a CDS encoding thiamine phosphate synthase, with protein MFKILCVADFESYDGDDFLKRIQLLCKAGVDEILLRAKGLSEAHFYDLAMVVAQICENYRKKFIINQFFDVACKLKSDFWLTSAQLDFFKNHGVFLDDFRKTAKIYAPAHDLEQAKISATIADVLVASHIFATSCKAGLEPKGLNFISELKSLDKEIYALGGLDSGSYKEAIKAGANGVCFMSLAMNGDMELIKKIAKSKNEQI; from the coding sequence ATGTTTAAAATTCTCTGCGTGGCTGACTTTGAAAGCTATGATGGTGATGACTTTTTAAAGAGAATTCAGCTACTTTGCAAGGCTGGCGTGGATGAAATTTTGCTTCGTGCAAAGGGGTTAAGCGAAGCTCATTTTTACGATCTTGCTATGGTTGTGGCTCAAATTTGTGAAAACTACCGCAAGAAATTTATCATTAATCAATTTTTTGACGTAGCATGCAAGCTAAAGAGCGACTTTTGGCTCACTTCAGCGCAGCTTGATTTTTTTAAAAATCACGGCGTTTTTTTGGATGATTTTAGAAAAACAGCTAAAATTTACGCCCCAGCTCACGACCTAGAGCAGGCTAAAATTTCAGCTACAATCGCTGACGTACTCGTAGCTTCTCATATATTTGCCACCTCTTGCAAGGCGGGTTTAGAGCCAAAAGGGCTAAATTTTATAAGCGAGCTAAAAAGCCTTGATAAAGAAATTTATGCACTTGGCGGACTAGATAGCGGGAGCTACAAAGAGGCCATAAAAGCAGGCGCAAACGGAGTTTGTTTTATGAGCTTAGCAATGAACGGCGATATGGAGCTTATAAAAAAGATAGCAAAGAGCAAAAACGAGCAAATTTAG